The sequence TCTCGTGCTTGACCAAGTTGGAACTGAGGCTGAAGGTCTTGCCGCAACGCCCGCAACCGTAGGGTTTCTCCCCGGTGTGGGTCCGGAGATGTTTGACCAAGTTGGAGGTCCGCCCGAAGGTCTTGCCGCATTCGGGGCAGGCGTAAGGCGTTTCGCCGGTGTGGGTTCGGCGATGTTCGGTCAAGGTGGAGCTGCGGCTGAAGGCGCGGGAGCAAACCGGGCAGGCGTAGGGTTTTTCGCCGGTGTGGGTCCGGAGGTGTTCGGCCAAGGTGGAGCTGCGGCTGAAGCTCTTCTCGCATTGGCCGCAGGTGAAGGGCCGCTCGCCGGTGTGGGTCCGTTGGTGCTCGATCAGGTTGGAGCTCTGCCCGAAGGTCTTGCCGCACTCGGTGCAGCGGTAGGGTTTCGGCGGCGTCCGGCCGCCTTCCAGGAGACCCAGCAGGTTGATGAAACCACGCGGGCGACCGCCGCTGCGGGCTGGTGTCGCGGCGCCTGGGAGAGGAACATCCATTGGGTTGTTGTTCTACCACGGAGGGATGTTCTCCAAAGAAGAACATCTCCTGGTGGGTCATTGTTCTACCACAGAGGGACGTTCTTGAAAGAAGAACGTCTCCTGGTGGGTCGTTGTTCTACCACAGAGGGACGTTCTTGAAAGAAGAACATCTCCTGGTGGGTCATTGGGATGTTCTCAAAACAAGAATATCTCCTGCTGGTTGTTCTACCATGGAGGGATGTTCTCAAACAAGAACATCTCCTGGTGGGTCGTCGTTCTACCATGGAGGGATGTTCTTGAAACAAGAACATCTCCCGGTGGGTCGTTGGGATGTTCTCCAAGGAAGAACATCTCCTGGTGGGATGTTCTCAAAGAAGAACATCTCCTGGTGGGTTGTTGTTCTACCACGGAGGGATGTTCTCGAGAGAACATCTCCCGGTGGGTTGTCGTTCTACCATGGAGGGATGTTCTTGAAAGAAGAACATCTCCCGGTGGGTCATTGTTCTACCACAGAGGGATGTTCTCCAAAGAAGAACATCTCCCAGTGGGTCGTTGAGATGTTCTCAAACCAAGAACATCTCCTGGTGGGTCGTTCTACCATGGAGGGGTGTTTTCCGAAGAAGAACATCTCCTGGTGGGTCATTGTTCTACCACGGAGGGATGTTCTTAAAACAAGAACATCTCCCGGTGGGTTATTCTACCATGGAGGGATGTTCTCCAAAGAAGAACATCTCCCGGCGGGTCATTGAGATGTTCTCCAAAGAAGAACATCTCCTGGTGGGTCGTTGTTCTACCATGGAGGGATGTTCtccaaagaaaaacatctcCTGGTGGGTTGTTGTTCTACCACAGAGGGATGTTCTCAAAAGAAGAACATCTCCTGGTGGGTTATTCTACCACGGAGGGATGTTCTCCAAAGAAGAACATCTCCCGGTGGGTCATTGTCCTACCACACAGGGATGTTCTCAAAAGAAGAACATCACCCAGTGGGTCATCGGGATGTTCTCCAAAGAAGAGCATCTCCTGGTGGGTTGTTCTGCCATGGAGGGATGTTCTCAAAAGAAGAACATCTCCCGGTGGGTTCTTGTTCTACCATGGAGGGATGTTCTCGAAAAAAACGTCTCCTGGTGGGTCATTGTTCTACCACGGAGGGATGTTCTCCAAAGAAGAACATCTCTCAGTGGGTCGTTCTTCTACCACGGTGGGACATTCTCCAAAGAAGAACATCTCCTGGTGGGTCATTGAGATGTTCTCCAAAGAAGAACATCTCCTGGTGAGTCGTTCTACCATGGAGGGATGTTCTTGGAAGAAGAACATCTCCTGGTGGGTTGTTCTTCTACCACGGAGGGATGTTCTCTGAAGAAGAACATCTCTGGTGGGTCATTGAGATGTTCTCCAAAGAAGAACATCTCCTGGTGGGTCGTCGTTCTACCACGGAGGGTTCTTCCACGCAGAACAACGTCTCCCAGATGGTATTTTCTCCACCGTGGAAGACTGTTCCCAGCAGAAAACCACCTCCTAGCCcacattttccccatttttgggtttttttcccccaaaagacCATCTCCCAGGTCCtcttcgccccccccccccccttaccgGCGCAGGGCCCCGTGGGGacgtccccgtccccccggTCCTGGGGAGGACGCGGCTTCTCCTCCGGCTCCATCGCGCCGGCTGCGGGGTGGGAaatattgggggaaaaaaaggcaaaaaaagaaaagaaaaaaaaaaatttacgtCTGCCCCATGCTTTTCACCAAAATCAGGTGGTTTTCCCCCAAAAACGCACCCTCCTGCCAGTAGTTCATTTGCAAATCCCCGTATCGTGGAGCAGTTGGCCCaatttccctctttttcagCCCAAAATACCCCTCCCCAATGAGGTAATCCTGCAGCTTGATTCCTGGGATGAATCAACccattttcccccctttttcaCCCCAAACCACAATCCCCATAATCAGTTAATTTTGCATCCCTGAATCTGAGAGCAACTGGCCCATTTTCCCCGGTTTTCACCCCAAAACACAATCCCCTCAATCAGTTATTTTTGTACCCCCACACCTGACTGCAACCagcccattttttccccttttttaccCCAAAACACAATCCTCACAATCAGTTCATTTTGCATCCCTGCATCTGAGAGCAACCAACccattttccccctttttcacCCCAAAACACAATCCCCACAATCAGTTAATTTTGCACCCCCCCATCCGAGAGCAACTGAtcattttccccccttttcaCCCCAAAACACAATCCCCACAATCAGTTATTTTTGCACCCCTGCATCCAAGAGCAACTGGcccatttttccccttttttaccCCAAAACCAGTTAATCTCGCACCCCCACATCCAAGAGCAACTGACccattttctgcccttttcACCCCAAAACACTTTCCCCACAATCAGTTAATTTTGCACCCCCACATCTGAGAGCAACTGGcccatttttccccttttttaccCCAAAACACAATCCCCACAATCAGTTAATTTTGCACCCCCACATCTGAGAGCAACCAGCCCATTTTCCGCCTTTTTcaccccaaaacacaaccccccaaatcagttatttttctaCCCCCGCATCCAAGAGCAACCGACCAATTTTCCCCCTTTATCACCCCAAAACACAATCCACATAATCAGTTAATTTTGCAACCCCTGCATCCGAGAGCAACCAGCccattttcccccttttttaccCCAAAACACAATCCACATAATCAGTTAATTTTGCACCCCCACATCCGAGAGCTACAGGCccattttccccctttttcacCCCAAAACACAATCCCTGCAACGAGTTAGTTTTGCAACCCCCCATCTGAGAGCAACTGACCCATTTTCCCCAATTTTCACCCCAAAACACAATCCCTGCAACGAGTTAATTTTGCAACCCCCCCATCTGAGAGCAACCGACccattttccccccttttcaCCCCAAAACACAAGCCCCACAATCAGTTAATTTTGCACCCCCACATCCAAGAGCAACCGACccattttccccctttttcacCCCAAAACACAATCCCCACAAGGAGTTAAATTTGCACCCCCACATCTGAGAGCAACTGGCccatttcccccctttttcaCCCCAAAACACTTTCCCCACAATCAGTTAATTTTGCACCCCCGCATCCAAGAGCAACCAGcccatttttcccctttttcaccCCAAAACACAATCTCCACAAGGAGTTAATGTTGCACGCCTGCATCTGAGAGCAACAGACccattttccccctttttcacCCCGAAACACAATCCCCGCAAGGAGTTAATTTTGCAACCCACCTCCCACCTGAGAGCAACCGTcctattttccccttttttcaccccaaaacaccccccttcccttcccagccccagcctgagCGATTGACccattttccccctttttcacCCCAAAtccagggggagggggggacccTCACCCCGGCCCTGCAAGCTCCTTGGTGCCGACAGGCCCAATCCAGGCTTTTTTCCACCCAAAACGGCGGCGCTTTGCCCGTTCCGGACAATGGTGGCGGGAGAGCGGCGTTTCCTGCCGCAAAGGCTCCCGGGGACACGCCAAGCACACGCGTGGGCCTGGGAACACGCCAAGAACACGCGTGGCCCCGGGAACACGTGAAGGGACACGCGTGTTCTCTGGGAACACGTGAAGGGACAGCCGTGGCCCCGGCAACATGTAAGGGACACGCGTGGTCTTGGGAACATGGAAAGGAACATGCATGTCCCCTGTGGACGTGTAAAGGGACACGTGTGGCCCCTGCACACACGCAAGGGGACATGTGTGTGCCTGGGAACATGCCAAGCACATGCATGGCCCCTGGGAACACGTGAAGAGACACACGTGTTCTCTGGGAACACGTGAAGGAACACGCGTGGTCTTGGGAACATGTAAAGGGACACATGTGTCCCCTGTGGACATGTAAAGGGACACGCGTGTCCTCTAGGAACACGTGAAGGGACACGTGTGTCCCTGGGAACATGTGAAGGGACACACATGTTCTCTGGGAACACGTGAAGGGACAGCCGTAGACCTGGGAACACGTAAGGGACACGCGTGGTCTTGGGAACATGGAAAGGAATATGCATGTCCCCTGTGGGCGTGTAAAGGGACACGTGTGGCCCCTGCACACATGCAAGGGGACACACGTGGGTCTGGGAACATGCCAAGCACACGTGTGGCCCCTGGGAACACGTGAAGGGACACGCATGTTCTTTGGGGACACGTGAAGGGACATGTGTTTTCTCTGGGAACACGTGAAGGGACACGCGTGTTCTCTGGGGACACATGAAGGGACACGCGTGGCCCTGGGAACATGTGAAGGGACACATGTGTACTGTGGGAACACGTGAAGGGACACGCGTGTCCTCTGGGAACACGTGAAGGGACACGCGTGTTCTCTGGGGACACATGAAGGGACACGTGTGTCCTCTGGGAACACGTGAAGGGACACGCGTGTCCCCTGTGGACGTGTCAAGGGACACGCGTGTCCTCTGGGAACACACGAAGGCTCCCAGTtacccccccgtgccccccccagtgctcccagtaacaGCCAGCGCCGTCCCAAATCCCATTAACCCTTCAGTGGCCCTTTCGGTCAcgaccagtgctcccagtacaCCCAGTGTCCCCCCTCAAGCCCTGCCCAGTGGCCCTGGCACg comes from Buteo buteo chromosome 31, bButBut1.hap1.1, whole genome shotgun sequence and encodes:
- the LOC142026056 gene encoding uncharacterized protein LOC142026056 isoform X1 — protein: MEPEEKPRPPQDRGDGDVPTGPCAGAATPARSGGRPRGFINLLGLLEGGRTPPKPYRCTECGKTFGQSSNLIEHQRTHTGERPFTCGQCEKSFSRSSTLAEHLRTHTGEKPYACPVCSRAFSRSSTLTEHRRTHTGETPYACPECGKTFGRTSNLVKHLRTHTGEKPYGCGRCGKTFSLSSNLVKHERTHTGEKPFSCGQCGKRFKKKTHLASHQRTHTGERPYRCGECGKAFGQSSTLIEHQRTHTGERPFRCGACGKSFCVSSNLVKHQRIHTGEKPYGCGRCGKRFRYKPQFTRHLKVHPEGDPACGP